CAACGCGGTCAAGCATGCCGCGCCCGGCCCAGTGCGGCTGGAGATCCGGTACGGGGAGCGGGAGTTGGCGATCTCGGTGGAGTCCGCGTACCGGGCCGGGGCGGGCCGGCCGGTGCCCGGGGCGAGGGCCGGGCTGGTCGGCATGGGCGAGCGGGCCCAGCTGCTCGGCGGCCGGTTCGCCGCCGGGCCGGAGGGGGAGCGGTGGGCGGTGCGGGCGGTGCTGCCGCGGACGGCGGGCGGGGAGCGGGCGTGATCCGGGTGCTGGTGGCCGAGGACCAGGCGGCGGTGCGGGCGGCGCTGGTGATGATCCTGCGCGCGGAGGACGACCTGGAGGTGGTCGGCGAGGCCGCCGACGGCGAGCAGGCCGTCCGGCTGGCCCTGGAACTGCGGCCCGACGTGGTGCTGATGGACGTCCGGATGCCCCGGCTGGACGGCGTCGCGGCGACCCGGCGGGTGGTCGCCGCCGGGGCCGGGCAGGTGCTGGTGCTCACCACCTTCGACCTGGACGAGTACCTGTGGGGCGCGCTGCGGGCCGGCGCCGCCGGGTTCCTGCTCAAGGACCTGGAGGCCGAGGCGCTGGTCGACGGCGTCCGGGCGGTGGCCCGCGGCGACGGGATGCTCGCGCCGTCCGTCACCCGGCGGCTGATCGCCTTCTTCGCCCGGCCGGGCGGGCCCGGCCCGGCGGCTCCGGCGGGCGCCGCGGAGCCGGCGGAGCTGACGCCCCGGGAGCGGGAGGTGCTGGGCCGCCTCGGGGCGGGCCTGTCCAACGCCGAGATCGCCGCCCGGCTGCACACCGCCGAGGCCACCACCAAGACGCACGTCAGCCGGACACTGGCCAAGCTCGGCCTGCGCAGCCGGGTGCAGGCGGCGATCCTCGCCCGGGAGCCGGGGGTGCCCGGCCCGGGGGAGCGGTGAGGGCGGGACGCGGCCGGGGGCGGGGCGCGAGGGGCACAGATCACACCCGTCCCGGCGCAGATCACACTGCCGGAACGCACCACGGCGGGCGCGCTCCCACTAGAGTCCGGCGAGAGCGCTGCCGCTCCCGCGGTCGGTCCGTACTGCCCGGGTGCGGGACGTTCTGGGCGGCTGGGTGAGTTTGCTCACGGTCCGCCCGCAGACGGGTGATTTGGGCGGCAATCGAGCGTAGGTGTGAGGTGTTCCTGCGTATATTCCCTCGGACGGGTGAAGTTGAGGGGCAGTCCGGCGGGTGACAGCAACCTGCGGAACTGGTTCACCGTCAGATTCAGAAGGGGCCGGTGCGCGGACACGGCCCCGTGGAGCACGGACGTTCCCCGAGGTGCGGGCGGCACCGTGGAGCGGACGCCCGGCGGACGGCCGAGGAGGAGGACAGCATGCGCATCACCGGCGACCACACCGGACTGGCCATCGAAGGGCGGCTCGACGTGCGCAGCGCCGCCGACGCCAGGGCACTGCTGCACGCCGCCGTCGACGGCGGCGAGGGAGACCTGGTCCTCGACCTCGGAC
This is a stretch of genomic DNA from Kitasatospora fiedleri. It encodes these proteins:
- a CDS encoding response regulator; its protein translation is MILRAEDDLEVVGEAADGEQAVRLALELRPDVVLMDVRMPRLDGVAATRRVVAAGAGQVLVLTTFDLDEYLWGALRAGAAGFLLKDLEAEALVDGVRAVARGDGMLAPSVTRRLIAFFARPGGPGPAAPAGAAEPAELTPREREVLGRLGAGLSNAEIAARLHTAEATTKTHVSRTLAKLGLRSRVQAAILAREPGVPGPGER